TCCTGAGCCCGCGTTGCGGGCGAAGGACCCCTATGCCCTCGACGGTTGTCGGTAGGGCTTCAATGATCGCAAGCGTTTGCCAGGCCATAGGGGTCCTTTGCTGCGCCTCTCTCGCAAGCTCGGTCGGCTCCGCTCAGGATGACAATGTGTAACGTCACTGCAAATCCACACCCCTACCCGCTACACTAGCCTTCTCCATGAAGATCGTCATCGCAGAGAAGATCTCGCCGGCGGCGATGGACTTGCTGAAAGACGAGTCCAAGTGGACGGTCCTCACGCCGGAGGAGGTCGCGGGCAAGCTGCCTGAGCAGATCGCCGACGCCGACGCCCTGATCGTGCGCTCCTCTGTCCCGGTGGGCGCCGAATTGCTCGACAAGGCGAAGAAGCTGCGCGTGATCGGCCGCGCGGGCGTGGGCGTGGACAACATCGACCTCGACGCCGCCACCCGCCACGGCATCGCGGTGATGAATACCCCCGGGGCCAACGCGGTGGCCGTGGCCGAGCACACCCTCGCCCTCATGCTGGCGCTGGCGCGGCAGCTCCCCAAGGCCGACCACTCCACCCGCTCCGGCAAGTGGGAGAAGAAGGCGCTGATGGGGACGGAATTGCGCGGCAAGACCCTGGGCATCGTCGGTCTGGGGCGCATCGGGATGGAAGTGGCACGGCGCGCGCTGGCCTTCGGTATGCAGGTCGCCGCCCACGATCCCTTCGTCTCCAGCGCGGTGGCGCGCGAGCGCGGGGTGAAGACCATGGCGCTCGACGAGGTCTACGCCGCCGCCGACTACCTCTCGCTGCACGTGGGGCTGACGCCGCAGACTGCGGGCATGATCAACGCCGCGGCCCTCGCGAAGATGAAGCCCGGGGTGCGGCTCATCAACTGCGCCCGCGGCGAATTGGTGGACGAGGCCGCGCTGGCTGCGGCCCTGAAGTCCGGGCGCGTGGCCGCCGCCGCGCTCGACGTCTTCGCCGAAGAGCCGCCCAGGAACTCGCCTCTGCTCGGGTTGGAGAACGTCATTCTCACGCCCCACGTGGCCGGCT
This window of the Terriglobales bacterium genome carries:
- the serA gene encoding phosphoglycerate dehydrogenase, with the translated sequence MKIVIAEKISPAAMDLLKDESKWTVLTPEEVAGKLPEQIADADALIVRSSVPVGAELLDKAKKLRVIGRAGVGVDNIDLDAATRHGIAVMNTPGANAVAVAEHTLALMLALARQLPKADHSTRSGKWEKKALMGTELRGKTLGIVGLGRIGMEVARRALAFGMQVAAHDPFVSSAVARERGVKTMALDEVYAAADYLSLHVGLTPQTAGMINAAALAKMKPGVRLINCARGELVDEAALAAALKSGRVAAAALDVFAEEPPRNSPLLGLENVILTPHVAGSTREAQEAVGVQIAQQVKEYLKRGVMQNAVNVPSVSHEEYVEMQPFILLAERLGSFLAQSSEGTVEEISIRYSGRIAEWKTELLRNGAILGILKQSVSERANLVNAAGIAEERGIRVSEARKAGTPKGGAANVLSVLLKTAQEERLAKGTVLHGSAPRLLAVDDIDVEAPLEKNLIFMRNQDVPGVIGRVGTILGKHQINIANFSLGRRERGGAGEAIAVVHVDGRVPEAVLEELRKIEAVRLARAMRL